One window of the Ureibacillus sp. FSL W7-1570 genome contains the following:
- the ftsH gene encoding ATP-dependent zinc metalloprotease FtsH — protein MKEKQPQNRSLTYYFFILMAIVLLNALIFPGIQKQKVEEVDYGTFLQMVEDGKVKKVTIQDDAITFTDKDNKDVIYKTGVVEDAKLVDRLYEANVPFTKTIPNEFSPLIRFILLWIVPFLIILLIGSFFTRGLRQSRADVLTFGKANAKIYVESETGKSFDDVAGQDEAKEALKEIVDFLHNPEKYRKVGAKLPKGVLLVGPPGTGKTLIAKAVAGEAKVPFFTISGSEFVEMFVGMGAARVRDLFKQAQEKAPCIVFIDEIDAIGKKRGVNLTQGNDEREQTLNQLLYEMDGFDPSKGVVILAATNRPEVLDQALLRPGRFDRRIPLELPDLKGREAILNVYLKKVAADENVDATAIAKATPGASGADLANIVNEAALRAVRMNRDKVIQEDLEEAVEITIAGYRRKSKILSPQEKKIVAYHEIGHAIVAARQTHSAPVQKITIIPRTSGALGYTMQVEEEERYLLTKEELFNKIVTLTGGRTAEEIVFQSVTSGAANDIEQATKLARAMVTRYGMSEHFGMMGLETVSNVYLGGDSSLICSDETAAKIDEEVQNIIESAHEKARQILTENIDKLHELAEYLLEKETISGEEFMSILENEPVVSQ, from the coding sequence GTGAAAGAAAAGCAACCTCAAAATCGCTCTCTGACCTACTACTTTTTCATTTTAATGGCCATTGTGTTATTGAATGCGCTCATTTTTCCGGGCATTCAGAAGCAAAAAGTGGAAGAGGTGGACTACGGCACTTTCCTTCAAATGGTTGAAGACGGGAAAGTGAAGAAAGTAACGATTCAAGATGATGCCATTACATTTACCGATAAAGACAATAAAGATGTCATTTACAAAACAGGTGTGGTGGAAGATGCTAAATTAGTGGACCGGCTATATGAAGCCAATGTCCCATTTACGAAAACCATCCCGAATGAATTTTCACCTTTAATTCGATTCATATTATTGTGGATTGTTCCTTTTTTGATTATTTTGCTAATCGGAAGCTTTTTCACGCGGGGACTCCGCCAATCAAGAGCGGACGTATTAACGTTTGGCAAAGCCAATGCCAAAATTTATGTTGAATCCGAAACCGGGAAAAGCTTTGACGATGTAGCCGGCCAGGATGAAGCGAAAGAAGCATTGAAAGAGATTGTGGATTTTTTACATAATCCGGAAAAATACCGGAAAGTGGGGGCAAAACTCCCTAAAGGGGTGTTGTTGGTAGGGCCTCCAGGAACCGGGAAAACGTTGATTGCCAAAGCGGTGGCCGGGGAAGCGAAAGTGCCATTCTTTACGATTTCCGGTTCTGAATTTGTGGAAATGTTTGTCGGAATGGGTGCGGCCCGTGTGCGGGATTTGTTTAAGCAAGCCCAGGAAAAAGCGCCATGCATCGTCTTTATCGATGAGATTGATGCCATCGGGAAAAAGCGGGGCGTGAATTTGACCCAAGGAAACGACGAACGGGAACAAACATTAAACCAATTATTATATGAAATGGACGGTTTCGATCCCAGCAAGGGCGTTGTCATTCTGGCCGCTACAAATCGTCCGGAAGTGTTGGACCAAGCTCTTTTGCGTCCGGGAAGATTCGACCGCCGAATTCCGCTTGAACTTCCAGACTTAAAAGGAAGGGAAGCCATTCTGAATGTATATTTGAAAAAGGTGGCGGCAGACGAGAATGTCGATGCGACTGCGATTGCAAAAGCAACGCCTGGTGCATCCGGGGCAGATCTCGCCAATATCGTCAATGAAGCGGCTTTAAGAGCGGTGAGAATGAATCGGGACAAAGTGATTCAGGAGGACCTTGAAGAAGCGGTGGAAATTACGATTGCGGGATATAGAAGAAAAAGCAAAATCCTGTCACCGCAAGAGAAGAAAATCGTCGCTTATCATGAAATTGGACATGCCATTGTTGCGGCGAGACAGACCCATTCCGCGCCGGTGCAAAAAATCACCATTATTCCCCGTACTTCCGGAGCTTTAGGCTACACAATGCAAGTGGAAGAAGAGGAACGATACTTATTAACAAAAGAAGAGCTGTTTAATAAAATTGTGACATTGACCGGCGGAAGAACGGCGGAAGAAATTGTTTTCCAATCCGTTACATCCGGTGCCGCCAATGATATTGAACAGGCGACGAAATTGGCGAGGGCGATGGTTACCCGCTACGGCATGAGCGAGCACTTTGGCATGATGGGCCTTGAAACGGTCTCCAACGTATATTTAGGAGGGGACAGTTCTCTCATCTGTTCCGATGAAACGGCAGCCAAAATCGATGAAGAAGTGCAAAACATTATTGAAAGCGCCCATGAAAAAGCGCGCCAAATTCTCACAGAGAACATCGACAAACTCCATGAATTGGCAGAGTATTTGTTGGAGAAAGAGACGATCAGCGGGGAAGAATTCATGAGCATTTTGGAAAACGAACCCGTTGTAAGCCAATAA
- a CDS encoding acyl-CoA dehydratase activase-related protein, with translation MELQIGLDVGSTTAKLVVLNNKKEILHKAYQRHFSDIKNTTLSLLQTVAEKFPNAKLKMNASGSSGLGICEETGIPFIQEVIACTEAVKATQPNIDVIIELGGEDAKIIYLTNGLEQRMNTACAGGTGAFIDQIAALLNTDAAGLNELAKGAEKIYPIASRCGVFAKTDVQPLLNEGARKEDIAASVFQAVVNQTIAGLANGRPIRGNVAFLGGPLTFLTELRKRFIETLRLTDEQVLHNENGHYYVALGAALECQQENAININEIIGILSHSKPVVSVSNVNKNGMLFETEEDYAAFKQRHDKAKVPKAPLKDYQGNAYLGIDAGSTTTKMVLIGGEDEVLYTFYEKNKGNPIGTVREGLAKLYEQLPKEVKIRRSAVTGYGEKLIQTAYQVDDGLIETIAHYQAAKKFQPDVDFIIDIGGQDMKCIRIKNGVIDSIHLNEACSAGCGSFLESFAETLGQSVQEFSKLALTAKSPVDLGSRCTVFMNSRVKQVQKEGASIDNISAGLAYSIVTNALYKVIKLKSVEELGNKIVVQGGTFLNDSVLRAFEKMTGKEVVRPDLAGLMGAYGCALVAKKNWNGEETTTLIPKTKLYDFQVKITHSRCGLCENRCPITINRFPDKRTFITGNRCERGAGIQKPKSTLPNLAKEKYEKLFDRPSLPEEEAVRGKIGIPRVLNLYENYPFWHTFFTELGFEVVLSNKSSKKLFEKGIETIPSESVCYPAKLSHGHIMNLIEKGVKIIFYPSIVYEELERRTQQNHYNCPVVASYPEVIRVNMEQVFLENGVKFLNPFLSIHKEDALFNELCAVFPDISKVEIKYALQKARQEDIQFNAWLRQRGEEIIKQLEEEDQIGIVLAGHPYHIDPAINHDLPDEIIRLGMAVLTEDSVSHLAPLRSRDEVVNQWTFHSRLYEAAEVVKEHPNLELLHVTSFGCGLDAITTDAVQEILEQDNQLYTWIKMDEISNLGAARIRLRSMKAAIEERKNNKNLGIAQKNAVEKEEAIFDKKAKEIYTILAPQMVPTHFKLFEEAFNQHGYQIKVLEKVSEKDVEEGLRYVNNDACYPAIVTIGQLIANLKKGHYDLDRTAVIMSQTGGGCRATNYFALLQKALKNAGMGQVPVLSLSAKSISGKKHTGFRITLPLAKKLIIAANIGDLLLRLKLAVRPYEVVKGSTEAVYHKWLEQSKYILPNFSMKEYRKLIQHIIDDFSRIEVTNEQKPKVGVVGEILVKFHPFANNQVVEIIEEEGGEAVVPDFIDFFLYGLYNRKYKAQHFGFPKMDSIFGNISIEFIEFYRKPIRKALQESGLFSAPLEIHEIAEKASKFLSLGNQMGEGWLLPGEIAELMDAGVQNVVCVQPFGCLPNHIVGKGMFNAIKKEYPNANLVAIDYDASISKVNQVNRIKLMMSVAKTNIQQTI, from the coding sequence GTGGAACTCCAAATCGGTTTAGATGTAGGATCGACAACAGCAAAACTCGTAGTACTGAACAACAAAAAAGAAATTTTACATAAAGCTTACCAAAGACACTTTTCCGATATCAAAAATACAACCTTATCTTTGCTTCAAACGGTGGCTGAAAAATTTCCGAATGCGAAATTGAAAATGAATGCCAGCGGTTCCTCGGGACTTGGTATTTGTGAAGAAACAGGTATTCCATTTATTCAAGAAGTCATTGCTTGTACAGAAGCAGTAAAGGCGACTCAACCGAATATCGATGTCATTATTGAACTTGGTGGAGAAGATGCCAAAATCATATATTTGACAAACGGGCTTGAACAGCGAATGAATACGGCCTGTGCGGGGGGCACAGGTGCATTTATCGACCAGATTGCCGCCCTGCTCAATACCGATGCCGCCGGATTAAATGAACTGGCGAAAGGTGCCGAAAAAATTTACCCGATTGCTTCCCGCTGCGGCGTGTTTGCCAAAACGGATGTACAACCATTATTAAATGAAGGAGCCCGCAAAGAAGATATTGCAGCAAGCGTCTTCCAGGCGGTGGTCAACCAAACCATTGCAGGCCTTGCCAATGGACGTCCTATTCGCGGTAATGTCGCTTTCCTCGGCGGTCCATTGACATTTTTGACAGAGCTCCGGAAACGGTTTATCGAAACCCTCCGTTTGACCGATGAACAAGTTTTGCATAATGAAAATGGTCATTATTACGTGGCATTGGGCGCCGCTTTGGAATGCCAGCAGGAAAACGCCATCAACATCAATGAAATCATTGGTATCCTCAGCCACTCAAAACCGGTTGTAAGCGTTTCCAATGTTAATAAAAACGGCATGCTCTTTGAAACAGAAGAAGATTATGCCGCCTTTAAACAACGACATGACAAAGCGAAAGTGCCAAAAGCCCCGCTAAAAGACTATCAAGGAAACGCCTACTTGGGCATTGATGCCGGTTCTACCACAACGAAAATGGTATTGATTGGCGGAGAAGATGAAGTGTTATACACCTTCTACGAAAAAAACAAAGGCAACCCTATTGGAACAGTGCGGGAAGGATTGGCCAAATTATACGAACAGCTGCCAAAAGAGGTGAAGATCCGCCGCTCCGCTGTTACCGGCTATGGTGAAAAATTAATTCAAACCGCCTATCAAGTGGATGACGGTCTTATTGAAACCATCGCCCATTATCAAGCGGCAAAGAAATTCCAGCCCGATGTGGACTTTATCATCGATATCGGCGGACAAGACATGAAGTGCATCAGAATTAAAAACGGTGTGATTGACAGCATCCATTTAAATGAAGCTTGTTCAGCAGGATGCGGCTCCTTCCTGGAAAGTTTTGCGGAAACATTGGGCCAAAGTGTGCAAGAGTTTTCGAAACTTGCCCTTACTGCCAAATCGCCGGTGGATTTGGGCTCCCGTTGCACCGTTTTCATGAACTCCCGAGTCAAACAAGTGCAAAAAGAAGGAGCAAGTATTGATAACATTTCGGCAGGACTCGCCTACTCCATCGTGACAAACGCTTTATATAAAGTGATTAAATTGAAATCTGTCGAAGAATTAGGGAATAAAATCGTCGTTCAAGGCGGCACTTTTTTAAACGATTCGGTTTTAAGAGCCTTTGAAAAAATGACCGGCAAAGAAGTGGTCCGTCCTGACCTGGCCGGGCTCATGGGCGCCTATGGATGCGCCCTTGTAGCAAAGAAAAACTGGAACGGGGAAGAAACTACGACATTAATTCCAAAAACAAAATTATATGATTTCCAAGTAAAAATCACCCACAGCCGTTGCGGTCTCTGTGAAAACCGTTGTCCGATCACGATCAACCGCTTCCCTGACAAGCGGACATTCATCACTGGAAACCGCTGCGAACGCGGCGCCGGAATACAAAAACCGAAAAGCACTTTGCCAAACTTAGCAAAGGAAAAATACGAAAAATTATTTGACCGCCCATCCCTCCCGGAGGAAGAAGCGGTTCGAGGGAAAATTGGCATCCCCCGCGTTTTGAATTTATATGAAAACTATCCATTCTGGCATACATTCTTTACAGAGCTTGGCTTTGAAGTGGTCTTATCCAATAAATCGAGCAAAAAACTGTTTGAGAAAGGCATTGAAACCATTCCTTCCGAATCGGTTTGTTATCCGGCCAAATTGAGCCACGGCCATATTATGAATTTGATCGAAAAAGGTGTCAAAATCATATTCTATCCTTCCATCGTCTATGAAGAATTGGAGAGAAGAACGCAGCAAAACCATTATAACTGTCCGGTTGTCGCTTCTTATCCTGAAGTGATTCGCGTCAATATGGAACAAGTCTTTTTGGAAAATGGCGTGAAATTCTTAAATCCATTTTTATCAATCCATAAAGAGGACGCCTTGTTCAATGAATTATGCGCTGTCTTCCCGGATATTTCAAAAGTTGAAATTAAATACGCCTTGCAAAAAGCGAGACAGGAAGACATCCAATTTAACGCATGGCTAAGACAACGGGGAGAAGAAATCATTAAACAATTGGAGGAGGAAGATCAAATCGGCATCGTTTTGGCGGGACATCCATATCATATCGATCCTGCCATCAACCACGATTTGCCCGATGAAATCATCCGGCTTGGCATGGCCGTTTTGACAGAAGACTCCGTCAGCCATTTGGCACCGTTGCGATCCCGGGATGAAGTGGTGAACCAGTGGACTTTCCATTCACGGCTTTATGAAGCGGCAGAAGTCGTGAAAGAACACCCGAACTTGGAATTATTGCATGTAACATCCTTTGGTTGCGGCCTTGACGCCATTACAACGGATGCCGTGCAAGAAATATTGGAACAAGATAATCAACTCTACACTTGGATTAAAATGGATGAAATTTCTAATCTAGGCGCCGCCCGCATCCGGCTCCGCTCCATGAAGGCGGCGATTGAAGAACGGAAAAACAATAAAAATCTGGGAATCGCACAAAAAAATGCAGTAGAAAAAGAAGAAGCCATTTTTGATAAGAAAGCAAAAGAAATTTACACCATTTTGGCGCCTCAAATGGTTCCAACCCACTTCAAGCTGTTTGAAGAAGCCTTCAATCAGCATGGCTATCAAATCAAGGTGCTGGAGAAAGTGTCAGAAAAGGATGTTGAAGAAGGATTGCGTTACGTGAATAACGATGCTTGCTATCCAGCCATCGTTACCATCGGCCAATTAATTGCCAATTTGAAAAAAGGCCATTACGACTTGGACCGCACGGCCGTGATCATGTCTCAAACTGGTGGTGGATGCCGCGCGACCAACTATTTTGCATTACTCCAAAAAGCATTGAAAAACGCCGGCATGGGACAAGTGCCTGTACTTTCCCTCAGCGCCAAATCCATCAGCGGCAAGAAACATACAGGTTTTAGAATCACCTTGCCTCTTGCGAAAAAGCTGATCATTGCCGCCAATATTGGGGACTTGCTGCTCCGTTTGAAACTGGCGGTAAGACCTTATGAAGTGGTGAAAGGGTCCACCGAAGCCGTCTATCATAAATGGCTGGAACAATCGAAATATATTCTTCCCAACTTCTCTATGAAAGAATATAGAAAATTAATTCAACACATCATTGATGATTTTAGCCGCATTGAAGTAACGAATGAACAGAAACCGAAAGTCGGAGTCGTGGGGGAAATTTTAGTCAAATTCCATCCATTCGCCAATAACCAAGTGGTGGAAATTATCGAAGAAGAAGGCGGCGAAGCGGTCGTTCCTGATTTTATCGACTTCTTCTTATACGGTTTATACAACCGGAAATACAAAGCGCAACATTTTGGATTCCCGAAAATGGATTCCATCTTCGGCAATATTTCCATTGAATTTATTGAGTTTTACCGTAAGCCTATACGGAAAGCGCTGCAAGAAAGCGGGCTTTTTTCAGCACCGCTTGAAATCCATGAAATTGCCGAAAAAGCTTCGAAGTTTTTAAGTCTTGGCAACCAAATGGGCGAAGGTTGGCTATTGCCTGGGGAAATCGCGGAATTGATGGATGCCGGAGTGCAAAATGTCGTTTGTGTGCAGCCATTCGGATGTTTGCCAAACCATATTGTCGGCAAAGGCATGTTCAATGCAATCAAAAAAGAATATCCAAATGCCAATCTCGTTGCCATCGATTATGATGCCAGCATCAGCAAAGTGAACCAAGTCAACCGCATCAAGTTGATGATGAGCGTGGCAAAAACAAACATTCAACAAACAATATAA
- a CDS encoding TetR/AcrR family transcriptional regulator, with translation MKNKEDYTTKQAILNAALDLMKDEGIKRVTIRKIAKIAGVNVALINYYFGSKENLISEAIQSLLTSLKDTFTIFDDPSLTSTEQIKGFLLQYARIFQQYPFIAHMVMQENPLIFKSQMEYFNFLNAIGMKKFKNAISEASGEKDPKRLTIMMSHLIGATLLPNLIDPIYEYVTGYPFSNNIETQVDILIQQYFSKSC, from the coding sequence ATGAAAAATAAAGAAGATTACACCACAAAACAGGCCATATTAAATGCCGCGTTGGACTTGATGAAGGATGAAGGAATCAAAAGGGTCACCATTCGGAAAATCGCAAAGATCGCCGGCGTCAATGTCGCATTAATCAATTACTACTTTGGCTCAAAGGAAAATTTAATAAGCGAAGCAATCCAATCCCTGCTTACTTCTTTGAAAGACACCTTTACCATTTTCGATGACCCTTCATTAACATCAACGGAACAAATAAAAGGGTTTTTGCTCCAATATGCGCGCATTTTTCAACAATACCCTTTCATCGCCCATATGGTGATGCAAGAGAATCCATTAATTTTTAAAAGCCAAATGGAATATTTCAATTTCCTCAATGCCATTGGAATGAAAAAATTTAAAAACGCCATCAGTGAAGCTTCTGGCGAAAAAGATCCAAAAAGGTTGACCATTATGATGTCCCATTTGATAGGGGCTACTTTGCTGCCAAATTTAATTGACCCCATTTATGAATATGTCACGGGGTACCCCTTTTCAAACAATATTGAAACCCAGGTGGATATTCTGATACAGCAATATTTCTCTAAATCATGTTAG
- a CDS encoding catalase, with protein sequence MTNNLNKRQQFTKANGAPVISNHDSMTAGKRGPVLLQDVWLIEKLANFNREVIPERRMHAKGSGAHGVFTVTNDITKYTKAKMFSEVGKKTPLFIRFSTVAGERGYADAVRDIRGFAIKFYTEEGNWDLVGNNTPVFFFRDPLHFTDLNHVVKRDPRTNMHNPNSNWDFWTLLPEALHQITITMSDRGIPASYRHMHGFGSHTYSFINEDNERVWVKFHFITQQGIKNLTDEEAAEVRGKDPDSHQRDLYNAIENGDYPKWKMYIQVMTEEQAKEMPYNPFDLTKVWYKKDFPLIEVGEIELNKNPENYFAEVEQAAFSPSNIVPGIGYSPDRMLQARIFAYADAQRYRLGVNHYLLPINAPKCPFRSFHRDGAMRFDGNLGSTLSYEPNSYGEWQHNPDLKEPPLALEGDADIYDFREDDDNYFEQPGKLFRLMSADEQQRLFENTARNMEGVEEFIKRRHILHCYLADPAYGEGVAKALGLSLDGMDLSNPYKK encoded by the coding sequence ATGACGAACAATCTTAATAAACGCCAACAATTTACAAAAGCGAACGGTGCTCCGGTCATCAGTAACCACGATTCAATGACTGCCGGAAAAAGAGGTCCGGTATTATTACAAGACGTATGGTTAATCGAAAAACTTGCAAACTTCAACCGCGAAGTGATTCCTGAACGACGCATGCACGCCAAAGGTTCAGGAGCGCACGGTGTATTCACAGTGACAAATGACATTACAAAATATACGAAAGCAAAAATGTTCTCAGAAGTCGGGAAAAAGACTCCGCTATTCATCCGCTTTTCTACTGTGGCCGGTGAACGGGGATATGCGGATGCAGTCCGTGATATCCGCGGTTTTGCCATTAAATTCTATACCGAAGAAGGTAACTGGGACTTGGTCGGCAACAACACACCTGTTTTCTTCTTCCGCGATCCATTGCACTTCACTGACTTGAACCACGTGGTAAAACGCGATCCACGTACAAATATGCATAATCCAAACAGCAACTGGGATTTCTGGACATTGCTTCCTGAAGCATTACACCAAATCACCATCACCATGTCTGACCGCGGTATCCCTGCAAGCTACCGTCATATGCACGGTTTTGGTTCGCATACTTACAGCTTCATCAACGAAGATAACGAACGTGTTTGGGTGAAATTCCACTTCATTACGCAACAGGGCATCAAAAACTTGACAGATGAAGAAGCAGCTGAAGTAAGAGGAAAAGACCCGGATTCACACCAACGCGACCTTTACAACGCCATTGAAAACGGCGATTATCCGAAATGGAAAATGTACATCCAAGTGATGACAGAAGAACAGGCAAAAGAAATGCCTTACAACCCATTCGACTTGACAAAAGTATGGTATAAAAAGGACTTCCCACTTATTGAAGTTGGTGAAATCGAACTTAATAAAAACCCAGAGAACTACTTTGCCGAAGTAGAACAAGCGGCATTCTCACCATCCAACATCGTGCCTGGCATCGGCTATTCACCGGACCGTATGTTGCAAGCCCGTATTTTTGCATACGCTGACGCACAACGCTATCGCTTGGGTGTAAACCACTATTTGTTGCCAATCAACGCACCTAAATGTCCATTCCGCTCATTCCACCGCGATGGTGCAATGCGTTTCGATGGCAACCTGGGAAGCACATTAAGCTATGAACCAAACAGCTATGGCGAATGGCAACATAACCCGGACTTAAAAGAGCCGCCATTAGCCCTTGAAGGCGATGCAGACATCTACGATTTCCGTGAAGACGATGACAACTACTTCGAACAACCGGGAAAATTGTTCCGCTTGATGTCTGCCGATGAACAACAACGCCTATTTGAAAACACTGCCCGTAATATGGAAGGTGTCGAAGAATTCATTAAACGCCGTCATATCTTACACTGCTACTTGGCAGATCCTGCTTATGGCGAAGGTGTCGCAAAAGCCCTTGGATTATCTTTGGACGGTATGGATCTATCCAACCCATACAAGAAATAA
- a CDS encoding restriction endonuclease, translating into MAKRTKRKNKFRKTLFRLLLIGVACIGWYYTKSLKGTLITLGVFLLTFFLIKIWWKTRRVLRLRKAGIKQIDEMSGEEFEEYLGMLFKKRGFKVAYTKSSGDYGADLILQDRESTIAVQAKRYSGTVGVKAVQEVIGALKMYDATEAWVITNSYFTKQAQKLAESNDVYLIDRDELIEIILDSK; encoded by the coding sequence TTGGCAAAAAGAACGAAAAGGAAAAATAAATTCAGAAAGACTTTGTTTCGGCTTTTACTGATCGGTGTTGCCTGCATCGGTTGGTACTATACAAAATCTTTGAAAGGCACGCTGATTACCTTAGGGGTATTTCTGCTCACCTTTTTTCTTATAAAAATATGGTGGAAAACAAGACGGGTTTTGCGTCTTCGAAAAGCGGGTATAAAACAAATAGATGAAATGTCCGGCGAAGAGTTTGAAGAGTATTTGGGGATGCTCTTTAAAAAGCGTGGATTTAAAGTGGCCTATACAAAAAGTTCAGGAGATTATGGCGCCGATCTTATTTTGCAAGATCGGGAAAGTACGATTGCCGTCCAGGCAAAAAGATATTCCGGTACGGTGGGTGTAAAAGCGGTCCAAGAAGTGATCGGCGCTTTAAAAATGTATGATGCGACGGAAGCCTGGGTGATTACTAACAGCTATTTTACAAAACAGGCTCAAAAATTGGCGGAATCCAATGATGTTTACTTGATTGACCGGGATGAATTAATTGAAATCATTTTAGATTCCAAATAA
- a CDS encoding MFS transporter — translation MKIEREYPTKKIHFTFATFLFFIAIIFFATTVRTPITGVGTIISYIREDLGISNTLAGFLTTIPLLAFATVSPFAPKIARKLGMEYTLFYSLILLSIGILIRSIGTISLLIVGTVLVGVAISFGNVLFPSFFKAKYPYQVGLLTGIYTVAMNISAAASLAFSQPVAELTGWQGALGCTVLFGLLTMIAWIPILRGERIGKSESGQSQKGGKKIWQSPLAWAIAIAMGMQSLLFYCSTAWIPEILVSQGFSLEKAGLMTSIFQLSQMPMTFFIPILAEKLSSQRPIVYFFTICYLIGFSGLLFQWTKGAVLWMILLGFAAGASFGLVLMLFTLRTRNAYEASEISGFAQSFGYLIAAVGPVLFGFIQEITGSWTVPNIIFMATSLILFVFSFISAKERYI, via the coding sequence ATGAAGATTGAACGGGAATACCCCACTAAAAAAATTCACTTTACTTTTGCGACTTTTCTTTTTTTCATTGCCATCATCTTTTTCGCAACAACCGTAAGGACTCCGATCACAGGTGTAGGCACCATCATTTCATATATTCGTGAAGATTTGGGCATTTCAAATACGTTGGCAGGTTTTTTGACAACCATTCCGCTTCTCGCCTTTGCCACCGTTTCTCCCTTTGCGCCAAAGATTGCGCGCAAATTGGGCATGGAGTATACACTGTTTTATTCTTTAATTCTTTTGTCCATCGGGATCCTGATACGATCCATCGGAACCATCAGCTTATTGATTGTGGGCACGGTTTTGGTCGGCGTCGCCATTTCTTTCGGAAATGTTTTATTCCCAAGCTTTTTCAAAGCAAAATATCCGTATCAAGTGGGCTTATTGACAGGCATTTATACGGTGGCAATGAATATATCGGCAGCTGCATCCCTCGCCTTCAGCCAACCGGTTGCGGAGCTCACCGGATGGCAAGGGGCTCTCGGTTGTACCGTTCTGTTCGGTTTGCTCACAATGATCGCTTGGATTCCGATTCTTAGAGGCGAACGAATCGGCAAAAGCGAATCCGGGCAAAGTCAAAAAGGCGGAAAGAAAATTTGGCAATCCCCTCTCGCTTGGGCGATTGCGATTGCCATGGGCATGCAATCTTTATTGTTTTACTGCTCCACTGCCTGGATTCCGGAAATCTTGGTATCACAAGGATTCAGTCTGGAAAAGGCCGGTTTAATGACTTCGATATTTCAACTTTCCCAAATGCCGATGACGTTTTTCATTCCTATATTAGCGGAAAAACTGTCATCCCAGCGGCCAATTGTCTATTTCTTCACAATTTGTTACCTTATCGGTTTCAGCGGACTGCTCTTTCAATGGACAAAAGGTGCAGTTCTTTGGATGATTTTGTTGGGATTTGCGGCAGGCGCCTCTTTCGGCCTTGTATTGATGCTCTTTACTTTGCGCACCAGAAATGCGTATGAAGCTTCCGAAATTTCCGGGTTTGCCCAGTCTTTTGGCTATTTGATCGCAGCGGTCGGTCCCGTGTTGTTCGGGTTCATTCAGGAAATCACGGGAAGCTGGACTGTGCCAAACATCATCTTTATGGCAACATCCCTTATTTTATTTGTTTTTTCCTTCATCAGTGCAAAAGAACGGTATATTTAA